The Fusobacterium russii ATCC 25533 sequence CCATATTCATAGGTTCAACTCCAACAGCTATTGAAGGTAGACTATCTGTCAATAAGTTTATAAACAACAGTTGTACCGGAGTAAAAATAATCGGTAAATTAGAAAATGAAGTATACATAACAGCAAGTATAGCTGACATATTTCCTGAAAGTAGAAAACCTATAGAATTTTTTATATTTCTATATACATTTCTTCCAGTTATTATTGCTTTGACTATAGTAGAAAAATTGTCATCAGCAAGTATTAAAGAAGCAGCATTTTTGGAAACTTCAGTTCCAGTTATTCCCATTGCAATACCTATGTTAGCCTTTTTTAAAGCCGGTGCATCATTGACACCGTCCCCTGTCATAGCACATATTTTCCCTAATTTTTGCCAAGCACTGACTATTCTAATTTTATGTTCAGGAGAAACTCTTGCATAAACAGAAATTTTGTCAACATTTTTTTCAAGTTCCTCATCTGACATTCTCTCAAGTTCTACGCCCTCAAGTACCATATCTCCATCTTTAAAAATTCCGATATTTTTTGCAATAGTCCTTGCAGTCACTTTGTGATCCCCTGTTATCATAACAGGTTTAATTCCAGCTCTTATACACTCTTGAACTGCTAATTTTGATTCCTCTCTAGGGGGATCTATCATAGCTATCATCCCTAAGAAAATATATCCGTTTTCATCATAAATTGTTAAGGCTTTTTCCTCTTCCATATACTTGAATGCAAAAGTAAGTACTCTTAATCCGTCAGCTGCCAGCTCTTCATTCATCTTTTCTATTCTGCTTACAAATTCATCATTAATTGCAACAACTTGTCCATCTTTATCCACATAGTGAGTAAACCTTGAAATTAAAGAATCGAATGCTCCCTTTGTAAAAACTATAATTTTATCATCTATATTATAAGATGTAGTCATAAGTTTTCTCACAGAATCAAAAGGAATTTCAGAGAGTCTAGTTTTAGAAGCTCTTATATTTTTAAAATCATATCCATAATTTTGTGCTAGATGAATTAAAGCTGTTTCTGTAGGATCACCTATTGTATCAGTTGCATCAGTACATAATATACAAGAGTTTAGAAGTAAACTGTGATGTTGATTAGACTTATTTAAGTCCTTTTTATCTATTAAGTTTTCATTAATGAAAACTTTTTCAACAGTCATTTTATTTTGTGTTAAAGTTCCTGTTTTATCTGAACAAATAACTGAAATAGAACCTAGTGCTTCTATTGATTTTAATTCTTTCACTATAGCATTTTCTTTAGATAATTTTTCAGTTTCTAAAGATAAGATAATTGTAATTATAGGACTTAATGATTCCGGTATTGCTGCTACAGCT is a genomic window containing:
- a CDS encoding cation-translocating P-type ATPase, with translation MKHFTKSKEKLFEEFQTSLKGLNGTEVETRYKKYGKNNLIEKDKDGILKIFFNQFKDSLVIILIIASIISFFSGNKESTIVIILVVVLNSILGTVQSVKAQKSLDSLKKMSSPKCKVIRNGENHEIDSTEVVPGDIVIIEAGDIVPADGRIIENFSLLVNENSLTGESNSIEKSDKILDYHDSALGDQVNMVFSGSLVNYGRAKILITETGMKTELGKIAKLLDDTVESETPLQKALNIFGKKLTVGIIVLCTLIFAVYVYYGNSILDSLLLAVALAVAAIPESLSPIITIILSLETEKLSKENAIVKELKSIEALGSISVICSDKTGTLTQNKMTVEKVFINENLIDKKDLNKSNQHHSLLLNSCILCTDATDTIGDPTETALIHLAQNYGYDFKNIRASKTRLSEIPFDSVRKLMTTSYNIDDKIIVFTKGAFDSLISRFTHYVDKDGQVVAINDEFVSRIEKMNEELAADGLRVLTFAFKYMEEEKALTIYDENGYIFLGMIAMIDPPREESKLAVQECIRAGIKPVMITGDHKVTARTIAKNIGIFKDGDMVLEGVELERMSDEELEKNVDKISVYARVSPEHKIRIVSAWQKLGKICAMTGDGVNDAPALKKANIGIAMGITGTEVSKNAASLILADDNFSTIVKAIITGRNVYRNIKNSIGFLLSGNMSAILAVMYTSFSNLPIIFTPVQLLFINLLTDSLPSIAVGVEPMNMDVLDEKPRNPNEAILTKYFASKLLFEGFLLAVFIIIAFYLGLKDSALKASTMAFATLCLARLFHGINYRGQRNVFAIGFFKNKFAIWAFLIGFILLNAVLLSPALYTTFGITKLSPINFIQIYILALIPTVFIQIRKAIKYR